GGCGTGGCTACCTCTTCAACCGGATGGTCTTCCCACAGGCCATCGCTGGCACGGAACGTTTTAATACCACTTTCGGCACTAATGCCCGAGCCAGTAAAAACCACTAGGTGCGGTGGTGCTGTCATGTTTTCCTCGACTAAATCACTGCTTACTGTTTTCTAATATACCAGTTGCCCTATGGTCCCCGCGAAGCGCTGCTTATTACGATATGGGTAAACATCAATCACTCGCCCATCGACAATAGCCTGCTGCAGCTCCAACCAGTAATCGGGATCAAATAACTCCGGATGCTGTTCCATAAAAATACCGCGCAGCTCCGGGTTGGCAAACATAAAGGGCCCGAACTCCTCGGGGAAAATATCGTTGGGGCCGATAGAAAAGCTTTCGCCACCGCCGCACAGGTAATCATTGCCATACGATTTAGGCATGTGTCGAAAGCGGCACTCCGTGAGATAACATACCTCGTCGTAATCGTAAAAAATCACTCGACCATGGCGGGTAACACCAAAGTTTTTTAACAGCATATCGCCAGGAAAAATATTGGCCGCAGCCATCTGTTTAATGGCGTTACCGTAGTCTTTGAGCACCATCACGCGCTCATCCGCACTGCACTGTTCAAGGTAGATGTTCAGCGGCGTCATCATGCGCTCGGTATAGCAGTGCTTGATAATCACCTTGTCATCTTTCAGCGACACCGTAGAGGGTGCCACTTCTAGCAAGTGCTCCAGACACTCTGGGGAAAAATGGTCCTGGCGCACGATAAAATTTGAGAATTCCTGGGTATCGGCCATACGCCCGACTCGGTCATGGCGTTTCACCAAGCGGTACTTTTCGCGCACCACCGCGTGCGTGACATCCTTGGCCGGATCAAATTTATCTTTAATGATTTTAAACACAGTGCGAAAACTGGGCAGCACAAACACCGCCATCACCATGCCACGCACGCCAGGTGCAATGACAAACTGGTCCTCACGCTTGGCTACTTGCAGGTTTAACGCACGGAAAAATTCGGTTTTGCCATGCTTAAAAAAGCCAATCGCAGCATACAGCTCACCTTCGGGTTTATGAGGCATCAGCTGTTTTAAGTAGTGAACAAACTCCCCAGGCACCGGCACATCGACTTGGAAGTAGGCACGGGTAAACGAGAAAATAATCGAGACTTCATCAGTCTCGGTTAGCACGGTATCCAAGTGCAGGCAGGGGTCGCCGCCCTGCTGCTCGCCAAACCCTTCACCATGTAGAATAGGTAATACCAACGGCACCTGCTCACCGCCACCCAAAATGCGGCCCACCAAGTAAGCCCCTTTATTGCGATAAAAGACGCTTTTCAACAGTTCTAATTGAGCATCTTCTGATTGCAGAATAGCGGCAGGAAGCAGGGTTTCTAATAAGCCAGCACCTAGTTCAATATCGCGTTCCAGATCAGCAAAAGCGTTATCAAACGGTGCTTCTTCAAGCGCCCAGGCAAGTGCCTGGGGCCAATCACCGCTGACTGAATGCTGGCGACAAAGCTCAATTCCAGAATGATGCGCTGCATCTTCTCGAGAGCTGTACACAAACATCCAGTCATTGCGAATATGGCGGTGGTGGAAAATCGAGCAGAATAACGAGTTAAAAAATGTCTCTGCCAATTCGTAATCCAACCGCTGACTGATCAGCTGCGCATAGTGCTCACGCGCCTCTCGCCATGTTTCACAGTACGTAAGCGATTCATGATCAAACGTGCGCTGCAAACGTGTTAGCGTATCGCCCACTTTCTCTTCATACAGGTTAATCCGCGCTGCGGAGGCTTGCTGAGCCTCCCGCCATGCTGCCTCTCGAAAACGACGGCTGGCATCAAAGGTTATCTGCTTAAAGCGAGCACGGTAACCATCAAACCCATGCAGAATAGTGACCGCTAAGCGATACGCTGGGGAGTGCTTCATGGCGGTGTGCTCTTATTGGAAAATTACTTTGCAAAATAGACTGCTAAAGCGCTGCAATGGATGCAATGTCGAGTCGAAATGGTCCAGCAGTTCGGTCAGCAATCAAGAAGCCAAGTTGATAAATGCTTTCAGAAGAAAGTGGCGGCGCATCGTTAAGAAGAGTGCCACGCCGCACAGCTTCAAACCTATTCCAAGTAAACGCCAGCGTTTCCCACTGACCTTGGGGCGGTGTGAACGCTACCCGATAGGCGCTGGCTTCGTCTAACGCCGTACTTTTCAAACGCAATTGATAAGTACGCCCGTCGCCCCGTATACGTAGAGTAACGCCGTTACTTTTGGCAAGCGATTGCTCAAAGTGGTCAGGTTCGCGGCGTATCGAGGCAAAACCACCGCCATTATCAAGCGACACCTCACCGATAAAACAGCCCGCCCCCGCGTCGATACGAAACGTACTGCGAGACACGCCGCCCATTACACCGTCATTCACTGCAAACCAGCGCTGCTCCTCACGGTGCTGATTAAAATCGGGGGCGTTAGCGCGGGACAAAAAGGTTAATGTCATGTTGGCTCCTGGCGTCGTCAACGTTTCGCTGTTTGTTACCATAGTTACTAAAAAGCCTCTGGGCCGTTAGGCACAGAGGCTTAAACTGCCTAATCAGGTTAGGCGATTGGGGCCGAACATTACAGCTTGGCAGCGGCTGGCGTTGGCTCGCTAATGCCTACCTCTTCCGGGGCGGCAGTCACCAACGCAAACTCCTCTTCAGCGGTTTTCGCCACCAGCTTATGCTTACTGTAAAGGAAGTAGTACGCTGCACCGGCGATGAATAGAACAATGGTGTAATTAAACGCCCGTGGGTCGAAAGCATAGACACCGGTCAGCGCGACGAGTGAAAGAACTAATGCAACCCCAGAGGTCACCACACCACCGGGTGTTTTATAAGGGCGCGGCAAGTCAGGCTGTTTAACTCGTAATAGAATGTGGCTGAGCGCCATCAATGCATAAGAGAGCGTTGCACCGACAACGGCCATCCCTAAAATTAGATCGCCTTCGCCGCTAAGTGAGACCAAAAAGCCAAATACACCAGGCACGATCAGCGCCAGATAAGGCACTTTACGCTCACTGGTTAGTGACAACTGCTTAGGCAAGTAACCCGCTCGTGAAAGCGCAAAAACCAAACGGCTGTAGCCATAGATAATCGAGAAAAATGATGCCACCAGTCCCGCAAGGCCCAGCACGTTAACCAGTGTGGCAAGCGTAGGGTTGCCTGCAACCTTAAGCGCATCGACCAGCGGCACACCGCTTTGACCTATCATTTCAGCACCCGCTGCGCCTGCCAGTAACACCACGACTAATAAAGCGGTAAATAGCAGAAACAGCATCGCAGCAATAATGCCTTTAGGCATATCGCGCGCGGGATCTTTGGCTTCTTCTGCCGCTAGGGGCACACCCTCAACCGCTAAAAATAGCCACATACCAAACGGCAGCGCGGCCCAAATACCGTACCAGCCATAGGGCATAAAGGTACTCGCGCCAGCGGCATCAGTGGGCGCAATATCAAAGAGGTTCGCTGAATCGAAATCGCCAATCAGCGCTACTGCTGTTGCCAAAATCGCAAACACCGCCAGGCCGCTAATCACCATCATGACTTTTAGCGCTTCACCCACGCCTGCTAAATGAATACCGATAAACACTGCGTAGAACAGCAGGTAAACCAACGGTCCATTAATACCCAGCAGCGCTTCGACTGCCGAGCCGATGAAAATCACTATCGCGGCAGGGGCAAGCGCGTACTCAATCAGCACCGCAAGCCCCGTTAAATAACCACCGGCTGGCCCCATCGCTTGGCGGGCAAAACTATAGCCACCACCCGCGGCTGGAATCGCTGCGGACATTTCCGCCAATGCTAATACGAGTGCAAGGTACATCAACGCCATTAGGCAGGCGGCAATGGCAAAACCACCCCAGCCCGCTTCGGCAATACCGAAGTTCCAGCCGGCAAAATCACCGGAGATAACATAAGAAACCCCAAGCCCTGCTAGTAATAGCCAGCCCGCGGTCCCTTTTCTCAGCTGGCGCTTGGCCAGATACGCTTGATCGACAGAAGGTTGTGTCATTGTCATGCCCTTTTCAGTGTGGAACGCAATCATTGTCAGCGGCGTGCTGAGTCGGGGTGTTGGTTCCGTATTGTTGTTAGGAGTGTTGTTAGGAGCGTTTCTATAAGTGTTGTTATTGATAGGTTGTTAATGGGTTGCTCTTAGCACGCAAGCCCCCGTTAATCGGCCACCAGGAAGTTTTGTGTTGAGCCACCCGATGCACCTTCTAATACGTTGTCCTCGCTACGATCTTTAAGTTGAACGCCGGACAGTTTTCGCTGACGGGCCTCGGTTAATAGCAACAGCAGCCGCCGCGCGCCCTCTTCCGGTTTCAGCCCTGCCGGGCGAACGTTCGAAATGCAGTTACGGCGGTCATCTTTTAAGCCCACTTCAGGTGCCCAAGTCATATACAGCCCGAGGCTATCGGGGGAACTTAAGCCTGGGCGTTCACCAATCATCACCAGCACGGCATCGGCATTAAGCAGCGCGCCAACCTCATCACCAATCGCCACGCGGCCCTGCTCGACAATGGTTAGCGGCGCGAGCTGCCACTCCCGCTGATCATGTTCAAAGGCGCGATACAGCGCAGTAAGAAACGGCGCGCTATTCTGCTGCACCGCCAGTGCGGAAAGCCCATCGACAATGACCACCGCCAAATCGAAGCGCTGGCCACTTTCCGCACATTGCTGCAACTTCGCGCGCGAGGCGTCGTTAAGACGACGGCCATAATCAGGGCGTTGCAGATACATGGCCCGGTCCACTGCGTGGCTGTGTACATGAATAGGCGCCTGGCTCAGGTTCAGCGCTGTCGTTAACTCATCGGCCAACGCGTCGCACTCAAGGGGGCAGTGAACGGCGTCCTGGGCCTGGGCATGAGCCAGCTGAAACGCCAATAGCTGATGTGTAGGCAGGCTAATACCCGCACGACCAAGCCCAATACGGGCATCGGTAAATGCCCTCAGCCGCTCCCATGGGTTCGCGATAACGATAGATGGGGACTCTTTCGATTCATTATCAGACATCGCGGGCAGCCTCCTTTGGCAGGTGGCGAAGGCTATTGGCGAAAGCGGCCGGTAATTGATCGTTTAGCCGATAGGAAGAAACGTCTTGGAAGATTTGCATCTTCGCCAGCCACTGCTCGAACTCCGGGGCGGCCTTCAACCCAAGCACCCGCCGCGCATACAGAGCATCGTGAAAGGACGTGGTCTGGTAGTTGAGCATAATGTCATCAGAACCAGGGATACCCATCACAAAGCTACAGCCCGCCACGCCTAATAGCGTTAGCAGGTTGTCCATATCATTTTGATCGGCTTCAGCGTGATTGGTGTAGCACACGTCGCAGCCCATGGGCACGCCTAACAATTTGCCGCAGAAATGATCCTCCAGCCCCGCTCGGGTAATTTCTTTGCCGTCGTACAGATACTCGGGGCCGATAAATCCCACCACCGTATTCACCAACAACGGGTTGAACTTACGTGCCACGGCATAGGCACGGGCTTCACAGGTTTGCTGGTCCAGGCCATGATGGGCGTCAGCGGAAAGCGAACTACCTTGGCCGGTTTCGAAATACATCACATTGCGTCCGACCGTACCGCGGTTCAGCGTCTGAGCGGCCGCTTCGGCTTCCGCCAGCGTACTCAAATCAAAACCAAAACTGCGGTTGGTAGCTTCGGTACCGCCAATGGATTGAAAGACGAGATCTACAGGCGCGCCCTGCTCGATCGCTTCTAGCGTGTTGGTGACATGGGTGAGCACGCAGGATTGGGTGGGAATTTCGTATTTCTGGATGACGTCATCCATCAGGCGCATCAGCTTGATACTTTGGGCGACGTTATCGGTGGCAGGATTGATGCCAATGACTGCGTCGCCACTGCCATACAGCAGGCCATCCAGAATACTGGCAGCAATCCCGGTCACGTCATCGGTGGGATGATTGGGCTGCAACCGTGTGGATAACCGGCCTGGCAGTCCAATAGTATTGCGAAACGCGGTCGTCACCTGACATTTCTTGGCGACCAGCATCAAATCTTGATTGCGCATCAACTTGCTAACAGCGGCGGCCATTTCAGGGGTAATGCCGAGGCGGGCCGCAGCCAACACATCACTGGTGGCGTAGTCGGACAGCAGCCAGTTACGAAAGTCCCCCACGGTCAAATGCTTCAGCGGCGCAAATGCATCAGCATCGTGCTCGTCGATGATTAAGCGGGTAATTTCATCTTGCTCGTAGGGAATCAGTACATCATTCAAAAACGTGGTAAGCGGCAGCTCCGCCAGGACCATTTGCGCCACTACCCGCTCTTCTGCTGTTTCCGCAATGACACCTGCCAAGCGGTCACCGGAACGTGGCGGCGTGGCCTTGGCCATTAATTCCGCCAAGCCATTAAAGCGATAACGGCGGCTTCCCACTGTCGTTTGATAGGTCTGCGCCATGGGACCTTCCTTTTTTATATTTAAAAGCTGACTATCTCTAAAACAACGTCGCCGAATGCGCGTTGAGGAACAAAATTTGCTTGTTTCCACAATAGCGCTATCACTTAATGGGGAGTATCGAGTTTTGGCAAACCTGTCATACTGATAAAAATTCAAACAAATACAATAAATTAGAAACAAGCAAGCAACGTGATAGCGCTTTAATCACGTTCACAGGAGTTTCTCATGACGTTGACAAGCCAAGACATTGCACCAAAAAAGTGCATGCAAGAGGCGTTTGATGCCGACGAACATGCTCAAAACCTGACCCGCTGGCAGCAGCAATACGACCAACTGAGTCCAGGGCGATTTTACGGGCGACTAGATGAAATTGAGTTACCCGCCATGCAGGTGTTTAAAGAACATACAGGGCAAGCGCTGCGCCAAGACTGCCGAGTGTGGGCTGACTCCCTATGGCTGGGAATCCCCACCCAGGCACCAGGGTCACGAATCAATGGACAGGCGTTGGAAGAGCATGAGGTGATGTGCCACCCCGGCGGTCGCGATTTTGAGCTGGTAACACCAGAGGCATTTGATATTTATGGACTGGTGATACGTATGCCGTTATTACAGGCTGCCGCCCAGCGACAAGGTGTAATACTTGATAATGAGTGGCACGCGTCACCCCGACGCCGGGTTGCGCCTGAAACACTGCATGCTGTGTCGTTTTTGCTTGAACGCTTACTCTCAAATCAGCAGGGCGCCATCGCCGAAAACGTGCATCAAGATATTTTGCTAACGGGCTTACTGGAGCTACTAAAAGCCAACCAAACAAGCCATGAATTGCCACCCAGCTATACCCATCGAAAAGCAGTGGTTGACCGGGTGAAGCGCTATGTTGATGAACACCTGGAAGGTCCGGTGACGATGGAGACACTATGCGAACTGACTCATGTCAGCAGGCGTACGCTGCAATACAGTTTTACGACTATCCTAGGTATTAGCCCGCTGCAGTTTTTACGTTTAACGCGGCTTAACCGAGTGCGCCGCGCCCTGCGCAGTGCCGAGCCCCACCAGACGGTAACTGAAATTGCCACCTACTGGGGCTTTTGGCATTTGGGGCAATTTGCTCATGATTATAAGCAGCAGTTTGGCGAAAGCCCTTCGCAGACGTTAAACACGACTTATTAAGCGCGCAAGACCGCCTATTCGAGGTAGACCCTATGGTAAATACCACCGCCTGGAACCGATTGCGCTACAGCATTTACGCGCCAATGTATGATCTGGTGGCGACTAAAGCGTTTCGTAAACCCCGCAGGAGTGCACTTAGCCAAGTCGACTGGGAACCCCGCATGCGCGTGCTGCTGGTAGGTGCTGGCACTGGCTTAGACCTGCCTTATTTACCCCGCGAATTAGAAATTCATTTGACCGATCTTACTCCCGCCATGGTGACGCGCGCCCGTGAGCGAGCGGAACATGCGCAACGTGACGTGGTATGTCGTGTGATGGATGCTGCTGCACTGGACTACCCAGATGAGCATTTTGACGTCGTTGTGATGCATCTTATTTTGGCGGTGATGCCCAATCCGGAACAGGGACTAGCCGAAGCGCACCGGGTACTGAAAAATGACGGGCAGCTCTGTGTTATGGATAAATTTCAACCCGACACCCACATTGCTGGTCCAAGTCGGCGAGCACTGAACGTCATTACTTCATTGATCGCGACCGACATCACCCGCCAGGCGACACCACTGCTTCAACAAGCAGGCTTCAACATCCGCCGCGACGAACCCGTATTGATGAATGGCCTTTTTCGCGCGCTGTTAGCAATAAAGTAGCTTACCCAACACATCTACACATCTACACATCTACACATCTACACATCTACACATCTACACATCTACACATCTACACATCTACACATCTCTCCAGAATATCAGTACAGTGAGCAACGCTCCGTCTAACACTGGTATAGTTAATGTCACCTTGTTATTTGCTCACCTCATCAACTCATAAGGTGTCTGATGCCTAAAGCTGCCGTGAAACGCTTTCGTCGCTTATCCGAAGAAGAACAATCCCGCGTCATTGAAATGGCCTGGGAAGATCGCACCCCGTTTGAAGCGATCGACACTCTGTTTGACTTGAGCGAGCCAGAAGTCATCGAAGTAATGCGCCACCAGCTTAAGCCTGCCTCGTTTCGGTTATGGCGTAAACGCGTTACAGGTCGGGCGACTAAACATACGGCTTTGCGATCGCCGGATGTTTTACGGGGCTACTGCCCAACGCAATATAAGCGCTAATCCTCATTCGCACCGAAAATTCATAGGTTGCCATTTTCTAACCGGGTCTTTTTAACTGCCGACAAAGTGTTATATTATCACATAACATAAAGCCGTTTATAAAAACCCGCTTAGAGGTGCTAGCAATGACCGCGTTCTCTCCCCTGCCCGTGACCGTGCTCTCGGGTTTTCTGGGTGCCGGTAAAACTACCGTACTCAATCATATTTTGGCTAACCGCGAAGGTCGCCGTGTTGCGGTAATCGTCAACGATATGAGCGAGGTCAATATCGATGGTGCATTAGTGCGCGGCGGCCCTGGCGAATCAACGTTAGATGGCGAGGTGGCGCTAAACCGCTCTGAAGAGCGTTTGGTAGAAATGAGCAACGGCTGCATTTGCTGCACGCTGCGTGAAGACTTACTAGAAGAAGTGAGCCAACTGGCCAGGGAAGGCAAGTTCGATTATCTGGTAATTGAGTCCACCGGCATTTCCGAACCGCTACCGGTGGCAGAAACCTTCACCTTTGAAGATGAAAGCGGCCAAAGCCTTTCCCACGTTGCACGATTGGATACGCTGGTAACCGTGGTCGATGGTGCCAATTTTCTTGCCCAGTACCGCGAAGCGCAGAGTCTCGCTGAAGCCGGCGAAAGCTTGGGTGAAGACGACGAGCGTAATGTCGCTGACCTGCTGGTCGACCAGATCGAGTTTTGTGATGTGCTGCTGATCAGTAAAACGGATCTCATCAATAAAAAAGAGCTCGAGGCGTTGAAGGCGATTCTGCATTCACTGAACCCTGATGCTGAGCTGGTGCCCATTACCCAAGGCAGCGTGCCGCTAGAGAAAGTGCTTAATACAGGCAAGTTCAATTTCGAGCGCGCCCAGCAAGCCCCCGGCTGGCTAAAAGAGATGCGCGGCGAGCATGTGCCGGAAACGGAGGAGTACGGTATCGGCAGCTTTGCCTACCACGCTCGCCGCCCCTTCCACCCGCAAAAATTCCACGACCTATTGAATCAGGAGTGGTTTGGTGAGGGGCTGCTGCGCTCGAAAGGCTTTTTTTGGCTTGCTACTCGGCCACGCTTCGCAGGCCAATGGAGCCAAGCAGGTGGTATTGCTCATCACGGCCCAGCGGGCG
This genomic window from Halomonas sp. TD01 contains:
- the aceK gene encoding bifunctional isocitrate dehydrogenase kinase/phosphatase; this encodes MKHSPAYRLAVTILHGFDGYRARFKQITFDASRRFREAAWREAQQASAARINLYEEKVGDTLTRLQRTFDHESLTYCETWREAREHYAQLISQRLDYELAETFFNSLFCSIFHHRHIRNDWMFVYSSREDAAHHSGIELCRQHSVSGDWPQALAWALEEAPFDNAFADLERDIELGAGLLETLLPAAILQSEDAQLELLKSVFYRNKGAYLVGRILGGGEQVPLVLPILHGEGFGEQQGGDPCLHLDTVLTETDEVSIIFSFTRAYFQVDVPVPGEFVHYLKQLMPHKPEGELYAAIGFFKHGKTEFFRALNLQVAKREDQFVIAPGVRGMVMAVFVLPSFRTVFKIIKDKFDPAKDVTHAVVREKYRLVKRHDRVGRMADTQEFSNFIVRQDHFSPECLEHLLEVAPSTVSLKDDKVIIKHCYTERMMTPLNIYLEQCSADERVMVLKDYGNAIKQMAAANIFPGDMLLKNFGVTRHGRVIFYDYDEVCYLTECRFRHMPKSYGNDYLCGGGESFSIGPNDIFPEEFGPFMFANPELRGIFMEQHPELFDPDYWLELQQAIVDGRVIDVYPYRNKQRFAGTIGQLVY
- a CDS encoding CIA30 family protein, which produces MTLTFLSRANAPDFNQHREEQRWFAVNDGVMGGVSRSTFRIDAGAGCFIGEVSLDNGGGFASIRREPDHFEQSLAKSNGVTLRIRGDGRTYQLRLKSTALDEASAYRVAFTPPQGQWETLAFTWNRFEAVRRGTLLNDAPPLSSESIYQLGFLIADRTAGPFRLDIASIAAL
- the eat gene encoding ethanolamine permease; translated protein: MTQPSVDQAYLAKRQLRKGTAGWLLLAGLGVSYVISGDFAGWNFGIAEAGWGGFAIAACLMALMYLALVLALAEMSAAIPAAGGGYSFARQAMGPAGGYLTGLAVLIEYALAPAAIVIFIGSAVEALLGINGPLVYLLFYAVFIGIHLAGVGEALKVMMVISGLAVFAILATAVALIGDFDSANLFDIAPTDAAGASTFMPYGWYGIWAALPFGMWLFLAVEGVPLAAEEAKDPARDMPKGIIAAMLFLLFTALLVVVLLAGAAGAEMIGQSGVPLVDALKVAGNPTLATLVNVLGLAGLVASFFSIIYGYSRLVFALSRAGYLPKQLSLTSERKVPYLALIVPGVFGFLVSLSGEGDLILGMAVVGATLSYALMALSHILLRVKQPDLPRPYKTPGGVVTSGVALVLSLVALTGVYAFDPRAFNYTIVLFIAGAAYYFLYSKHKLVAKTAEEEFALVTAAPEEVGISEPTPAAAKL
- the eutC gene encoding ethanolamine ammonia-lyase subunit EutC; its protein translation is MSDNESKESPSIVIANPWERLRAFTDARIGLGRAGISLPTHQLLAFQLAHAQAQDAVHCPLECDALADELTTALNLSQAPIHVHSHAVDRAMYLQRPDYGRRLNDASRAKLQQCAESGQRFDLAVVIVDGLSALAVQQNSAPFLTALYRAFEHDQREWQLAPLTIVEQGRVAIGDEVGALLNADAVLVMIGERPGLSSPDSLGLYMTWAPEVGLKDDRRNCISNVRPAGLKPEEGARRLLLLLTEARQRKLSGVQLKDRSEDNVLEGASGGSTQNFLVAD
- a CDS encoding ethanolamine ammonia-lyase subunit EutB yields the protein MAQTYQTTVGSRRYRFNGLAELMAKATPPRSGDRLAGVIAETAEERVVAQMVLAELPLTTFLNDVLIPYEQDEITRLIIDEHDADAFAPLKHLTVGDFRNWLLSDYATSDVLAAARLGITPEMAAAVSKLMRNQDLMLVAKKCQVTTAFRNTIGLPGRLSTRLQPNHPTDDVTGIAASILDGLLYGSGDAVIGINPATDNVAQSIKLMRLMDDVIQKYEIPTQSCVLTHVTNTLEAIEQGAPVDLVFQSIGGTEATNRSFGFDLSTLAEAEAAAQTLNRGTVGRNVMYFETGQGSSLSADAHHGLDQQTCEARAYAVARKFNPLLVNTVVGFIGPEYLYDGKEITRAGLEDHFCGKLLGVPMGCDVCYTNHAEADQNDMDNLLTLLGVAGCSFVMGIPGSDDIMLNYQTTSFHDALYARRVLGLKAAPEFEQWLAKMQIFQDVSSYRLNDQLPAAFANSLRHLPKEAARDV
- a CDS encoding helix-turn-helix domain-containing protein; amino-acid sequence: MTLTSQDIAPKKCMQEAFDADEHAQNLTRWQQQYDQLSPGRFYGRLDEIELPAMQVFKEHTGQALRQDCRVWADSLWLGIPTQAPGSRINGQALEEHEVMCHPGGRDFELVTPEAFDIYGLVIRMPLLQAAAQRQGVILDNEWHASPRRRVAPETLHAVSFLLERLLSNQQGAIAENVHQDILLTGLLELLKANQTSHELPPSYTHRKAVVDRVKRYVDEHLEGPVTMETLCELTHVSRRTLQYSFTTILGISPLQFLRLTRLNRVRRALRSAEPHQTVTEIATYWGFWHLGQFAHDYKQQFGESPSQTLNTTY
- a CDS encoding class I SAM-dependent methyltransferase, which encodes MVNTTAWNRLRYSIYAPMYDLVATKAFRKPRRSALSQVDWEPRMRVLLVGAGTGLDLPYLPRELEIHLTDLTPAMVTRARERAEHAQRDVVCRVMDAAALDYPDEHFDVVVMHLILAVMPNPEQGLAEAHRVLKNDGQLCVMDKFQPDTHIAGPSRRALNVITSLIATDITRQATPLLQQAGFNIRRDEPVLMNGLFRALLAIK
- a CDS encoding TIGR03643 family protein, with translation MPKAAVKRFRRLSEEEQSRVIEMAWEDRTPFEAIDTLFDLSEPEVIEVMRHQLKPASFRLWRKRVTGRATKHTALRSPDVLRGYCPTQYKR
- the zigA gene encoding zinc metallochaperone GTPase ZigA, yielding MTAFSPLPVTVLSGFLGAGKTTVLNHILANREGRRVAVIVNDMSEVNIDGALVRGGPGESTLDGEVALNRSEERLVEMSNGCICCTLREDLLEEVSQLAREGKFDYLVIESTGISEPLPVAETFTFEDESGQSLSHVARLDTLVTVVDGANFLAQYREAQSLAEAGESLGEDDERNVADLLVDQIEFCDVLLISKTDLINKKELEALKAILHSLNPDAELVPITQGSVPLEKVLNTGKFNFERAQQAPGWLKEMRGEHVPETEEYGIGSFAYHARRPFHPQKFHDLLNQEWFGEGLLRSKGFFWLATRPRFAGQWSQAGGIAHHGPAGVFWKAIPEANWPEDPETRQFIMEKWQEPFGDMRQELVFIGQNLDQDNMREALDACLLSEAELLEGMEAWKQLPDPFPAWE